CTTTGTTACTACAGCATAACTTCACCTACTCTGACTGATATAGAATCTATGACCCTCTACACAAATCCAGGAGAGACCTGGATCTTCTAGAAGAGCACTCACTGCTGAAAAGGAACTTCATGATGAATGGGCTGCTCCAGCTCCTGAATTCAGTGAGCTCAATCCAAGGCTGTGGATGGTTCTGAGAGCCAGCAGGAGCCCTGCATCCCTTTTCAGCAGctccccacaggagactgaatgGTGCACCTGTTTCTCAATGTGGTCTGCAGCCCCAGTCCCTCATATAGGAAACCACCACCCTGAGTGCCATAAGCCATCTTTCCGATGGTTAGACAAAATGTGTAAATAAGGTGGGCAGAAGACAGACATTTTTTTGTGCAAATGAAGAGGGACTTGTGGGTGGTGTAAACCCTGAGTTCACTTATGGCTGAGAAGGTCTGactgttgtttttatattttaatgtcaaCGAGGCTGGATTGCAGTATTTGCAATTCATATTTTGAGTAGGcctgctcagtcgtttcagtcatgtccaactccctgcgaccctatagactgtagcctgccaggctcctcagtccttgggactgcctaggcaggaatactggagtgggttgtcatgccctcctctagcagatcttccccaaccagtggttgaacctgtgtctcctgcatgacaggcagattctttaccactgagccactggggaagtctattttattttttttggaagcCTATTTTAAGTACATACAAATAATATCTCTCATGGTAAAATTGTCAAACTACCGAGTAGGTTATAGGGAAAGGAAAAAGTCCTCTTGTATCTCTGTATGCAGTCACACTCAGCCATCTCTCTATCCAGCCAGCTAGGGGTGCAGGCACACCATCTGGCCCTGAGGTGGTCTATAGAGTGTGACAAACAGCCTTGACCTTCAGTAGGCTTATGTTTGGGTCTCAGTTAATGAAGTGGGGCCAGGAGTGCTTCTGCTGGGACTGAAGCAAGTTGGATGGAGACTGTGTGGATCTAGCGAGCACTTGTATCATCCCAACCGGGCAGCCACAGTTCTGTACCAGCTGTTCCCTGTTCAAGGAAACAAAGAAGGCAGACTCAGTGTTGCTGGATTCCAAGTGAAAGAAATGTGTGGTTCCTCTGCCAAACTTAACACCCAGAGGATGGGCATAATCAACTGGCAGATGCTATAGTTCTGAAGATGGGCTCTGAGGCCTTGGAAAAACTAgctttcttagaaaaaaattattttatgatactaatcatttttctttatacttttatattcctttctaatctttattcatttatttatgtattttccactgttctgggtctttattgctgcatgcaggctttctgcAGTTGTGGCGTGGGCCACTCTTTGTCAAGATGTGCAGGCTTATTGTCGGGGTAGCTTCTTTTGAtcgggagcacaggctctaggtgcctgGGCTCGGTGGTTGTGGCGCTCGGGCTTTCTTTCTCTGCAttatgggggatcttcccagaccagggttcaaacccgggtctcttgcattagctggagaattctttaccactagacacACACCCAGAGAAGCTCTCAATCCTAGCTTTCTCACTCAGTCATtcccagtttccttatctataaaatgagatccTCAACAGGATTcttatgaggatcaaatgagatgcTGAAAGCACATAAGAGGCGGACTCTTCATACAGCTTATATCCAGGGGAAGAGTCAAATGAATCTCATCTGGGAGTTACACATATGAAGGCTTCTTTGGGACACAAACCTGAAAGATGAACAGTTAACTGGGTGCAGCGGTGAGAAGGGTGGAAGGGAAGAAGCTAATCGGTAGAGGGACTGGCTCCAGAAAAATCCCTGGGCATTCATGCAAGCCTAAACTAAAGCAGTGAGGCCGAAGAGCAAACAATCTCCCGGGAGGCAAGGATTTCCTAAATACACTGTGAGCTAGAAGGAGCCTCTCAGTTCCGCTTGAGGCCAGTCCCTGCAAAATTAGGACTTCCCATCACACCAGCCAGCTTGCGTTCAATTTTCTGCCAGAAAAAACCACACTCACCAAATCTTCCATAGGGCCCTCGAAACACAGGGCTCAAAATTGAATTGTTTTGCAGGCAGAGGACGAAGACTAAGAAGGCAGGTCAGAAGGTACAGTGGGAGGAAGCAGGCCGGTTTGCCTGGTAGCTGAGGTGTCTAGCGGGGACGGGGAGGGGGGCGCGGCGAGGGGGCGGGGGTGCCTCCAAGACTGGTTGGGCAATTTGCAGCGCCCACAACTTCAGGCTGAGGAATCTGATCAGGTTGTTGGACCTTAGTCAAACGGAGAATGGTCGCCCCCTAGGAGCAGTAATCGGTAGTGGACAGCGAAGGACCCAGAtgaggggcgggggaggagggggtgcgGCTCAAGATGAGGTAGACTGCCTGGCAGTTTCTCTTCTCCCAGGAGGTAACTCCTTCTGGCATGACAAACACCTGCGATCCCAAAACAGTGGGCTGGACGAGCCCTCCAGAAAGGAACTACCAACACGTGCCGTGTGTCAGGCCCTGAAGGTGGGCATTTTCGTGAACACTGTGATAACACTCTCCttgtccccatttttcagatgagaaaaatcGAGTTTTGGTGACTTCCCAAGGAGGGGTGAGGATTTGTATGACTCCAGAGCCTTTTCCCTGGAGCTCTCCCGACTTGGAAGCTACAGATTCTCTGAGGTTTGGGGGAACAAGCATAAGGTGTGAGGAGCCGAAGCTTTCCAAGGGACAACAGCGTGACAGCACTGTCGGCAAGAACCACGCCTCCCCTGTCGCGACCATACTGATTACTGTTGCTTTCCTTTAAGAGCCTTCTCCTGAAAGATGAAGTCCTCGCCACATGGGGAGGTGGATATTATAGATTCCTGTATCTCTCGGACGTCTTTTCTCCCTCACCCGCATTGATCCCCACTGGCGACAGAAATCCTTCCCCTCCACTAGCGAGTGAATGCATGAGACTACATGTCCCGGCAGGTCGTCAGAAGCGGGTGgcgaggagagaaggaaagagactctCCGTTTCCGTCAGCTCTCAGTTTGGACTGTCGGCGGTGATGCACATTTCACCAGCCCACGACCTTTCTCTGTTCAGCTAAGGAAGGGACTACGTCCTCCAGCAGGCACTGGCTAGGGCATGTGCTAGGTCGCCATCTTTATTGTagtcctttctcctttttccacAGGGAGTATCCTTAGCGATTGAACACCAAGTCCCAGGTCACCGTCTCCACATTCCTCCAGCGGCCATCTTTGCGGGTAGACCCCGCCCCCTTTCCCTTCCATTGTCTAGTCGAAGATAATAGAAGGGAGCCGGGAAGACTGCAACTCCCGTCAAGCTTTGCGCCAAGAGGAGGGGAATTTCGATAATACAGCCGGGCGAGGTGCCAAGGTGGTATAGTGAGGCCACCGTGAGAAGCTAGGTTACCTGCCATTTTTATGGTAGTCGGCTTATCCTCTTGGCCctgccattctttggaattgtAGAAGGCTAGGAAACTACTATTCCCATCGCACCTCGTACGATGGACTACTAGTCAGGTGTCCGCCCCTCTTCCGCCATCTTGTTTGTAGTCATCGTTCGCCCACCTCTACGCTCTGCAACCCGGAGCCTTGGGGCAACCGGACTGTAACTCCCGGCATCCACCACTCCCGGTTTGGCACGTCGTCCGCCAGCTTGTTAGTAGTTCACACTGACCCCAGCATCCCTTTGATCCCACGGTAGCACCGCCATACTCGGGACTACTACTTCCGTGGTGCCCTGCGCATGTTAGTCCTGAAAAGTGGCaggtggtgggggaaggaggtggcagggggCTGGGTTCCTCTTGGAGAAGGAGGGagtaaagaggaggaagaggaggagggaaggaggggagagaggaggtgagGAGTAAGAGAGGGGAAAGAAGGATGGGGCTCACGAGGCATGAGAGACGCGGCCAGGGCCCCGAACCGGAGCTGCGCTGGGCCGGGAGACCAGCGGGGCTGAGGCACGCCGATTGCCCCCTCACCCCTTTCCTGTCCCCTTACATCCTTTCCTTCCACCCTCCAGCTTGAGGAAAGGgatttattcaaattttaattaaatctctATCTCCCGAGGATCGCGCGCCGCGTAGAGGAGCAGAGGGCGGGGGCGCGCGCAGGCCGGGGGGCGGGGCCCAGCAGCTTCCTTCACCCCGCTCTGCTCGCCCCGTAGCAGTAGCGCCGGGGGCCGCAGGCCAGGGGCTGGcccaggggaagggggcaggttACAggaaccccaccccacctccccacgaACCTGCGGTTGGCGGGGCTTGAACCCCGGAAACGGTGGGGGTCCCAGGCCTGGCCCTGGACCCCTGGGCAGTGGGCATCGGGAAGGGGCCAGTTAAAGGGCCGGGGGCGCTGGGGAGAAGcgggacggggtggggggaggggagctgggacTCGGACCCCCTGACTGAGTGGGACCCGGGCAGAAGCTGTGCACCCTGCACCCGAGGAGCCCCTGTTGGCCTGGggggactgagggactgagccccgcccccgccccagagcAGGAACTCCCCATGGAACGGCCGCGCCGCAGCCCGTGGGAGGGCCTCGCCCCTGGCTCCCGGGCCTCCGCCGGTGGGAGGAGCCGAGCGCCCTCGGGGGACCGTGGACCCTGGCGTTCTGAGCGTTCCGCGACCCGCGCCGCCCGGCCCCCCGCCGCCGATGGCCGCCGACCCGCCGTCAGCTGCCGAGAAGAGAGAGATGGCTCCTGCGACACGTGTGAGGTGGGTTCATGCGGCTCCTCCTCACCCCCCGACCTGGGCAGCTCCCAGTCCATTCATCCTCAGCCCGGCCTCTCTCTACCTTGCCCGCCCCCAGCCTCaccctctgctccaaactcctcATCTCCAGCCCTCTTTCCTGTTACCTCTCAACCCTGGGGAACTGGCCTTCCTTCCTCCACCCTGCTTTGCCTTGCAGACCCCCATCCCCGCCTGTGGTTGCAGCCCTCCAAGGCCCTTCCCTGGAGCGCTGGAGGGCTCCTCTCCCCCCATGGATGGGTCTGAAAAGGGGGAAGCTGGGGTAAGACTCTGGATATGAAGAGACCCTCCAGGCCTGCTGAATCTGTGTGGGATCTTGGAGGATCTGGTTTCCCTGGGAAGAGGAGCCCAAGGGATTCCAGACAATTAGGGATGGAAAGCAGCTTGGGAAGCTGGGAGGCAGGGGGCGGTGCACATGAGCCCATCTTGAGTTCTATGGAGATGTCAGGCTGGATTCTAGAATCCCAGGGAATCTGGGAGATTGCCCAGGTTTACCTGGAGACCCATAAGGAGGCTGTGTTGGAGCAGAGGGAGCTCTGTGGGGAACAGAGTTGATATTTGGGGCCATGGAGGAGTTCTGCAGCCGCGTCTCAAAGAAGGTC
The sequence above is drawn from the Cervus canadensis isolate Bull #8, Minnesota chromosome 32, ASM1932006v1, whole genome shotgun sequence genome and encodes:
- the LOC122432977 gene encoding jmjC domain-containing histone demethylation protein 1-like, producing MRGGGGGGAAQDEVDCLAVSLLPGGNSFWHDKHLRSQNSGLDEPSRKELPTRAVCQALKGVSLAIEHQVPGHRLHIPPAAIFAEQELPMERPRRSPWEGLAPGSRASAGGRSRAPSGDRGPWRSERSATRAARPPAADGRRPAVSCREERDGSCDTCEPSALLTPPMSSSSRGPGAGARRRRTRCRRCRACVRTECGDCHFCRDMKKFGGPGRMKQSCLLRQCTAPLLCWCAASSPS